TCGCAAGTGCTCTATCAAGATCAGTTAATCCATAAAGCATCAATCAGATATCATCAAAACGCTACCCAGACCCAAACACCAAACAAAAGGTATCCAAAAGCAGGCCCGCCCATAAAAGACCCATATTGGTATCATTAAAAACATCACTCTCCCCTCCGACTATCCCTCGTCACAGCCGGTCCGGGCACGGCAGGATACTCGGGCGGACTGCCCCCAGCTTCTAGATCCCGCAGCTCCACGGGATCCTGCCTCTCCTTCTTGCCGTCGTACGGCGGCGGCGCCTCTCCCAGCTCGTTGAGACCCTCTTGAGATCTTGTTCCGGCCCACGGCCCGCGGCGGCCGTTCCCCCGGGTTCCGCTTACGCCGAATAGACGTCCCGGAGGAGGGCCTAGCACGCGGGGCCCTTGTCCGGCCCATTGTtgttgacggcggcggcgacggcggcgcaCTTGGATAAGGGTTGCGATGCAGCCGAttatgatgatgacggctAGGGGAATGATTACCCAGGCAAAGGGCCTATCGGTGATGGagaagtcgtcgtcgttgctgTCGTTTGATGACATTTTATGTGTGTGAGATGATTCGTATAGTGTTCACTCGGCCAAGTTATCCAAGACAGGTAGGCTGTTTTAATAACCCAGCAGCCGTGATAAGCTTGTAAAATGTAGAAGCTCTTGAGGCCTCGTGATCGTGTGATGTCTCAGTGATATGTAGATAAGATGCAAGATGAATATCAAAGAATCAGGAAGAGGAGCAGTAAAAGCGGGATGAATGAAAACGTCAGAGACTTGGGTAGCTTAACGTCATCAGCTGTTCACGGCATCAAGGTTGGGGTGGGCAGCGGTCCATTTGTAGTTGTTGCGTCCTTTTCGCCTCCCCCTTAGTTAAGAAAGCCGGCCGACCCGTTGTGTGACTTCATATTCGTGGCTTGGATCTTTGGGATGTGTTGGTGGACGCGAATCGGGTTCTGCGGCATGCAACTGTAGCGCGGGGGGGGAGAGATGATTGTCACCTGTCATTGACCTGGAAGCGTAACGGCGCAGGGCACAAGGTTTAGAGCAGTTCAGGTTTGTTCTGCACGTATTCGTCATACACGATTCTGTTAATCCAACACGCCAGATCAGTCACAAGAGACTATCATCAATACCTAGGCCTTCAGAGACGTCGGGAATTTTCTAGGCCGTCGTGTTCGACCGTCTTCTCTCGAGAGTGGCTTTGTCGAGGCGCAGGCGCTGACGAGAAGCTGTTATCACGAGGAATGTGACTTGATTCCTCATTCTGGGGAATCTGGAAGGCTTCTCCGCTGCCGCTAGCGCTGAGTTGAACTTGGCCCGTGCGTGTTCAAGGCTCCAGGGCCCCACCAAACTCTCGACGTGAACGGAGTGTTCAGCGTATTTCAACTCTTCTCGACGCTGAGAATACGCCTCCTTCATACGACCCCAAACCAACCCAGACGCCGACCTACGCTTTTTTGCACCGCCGATACAGCCCATCATGCCTCGCGCGATCAGAGGTACGGTACATTCACGTAATAGGCTTTTCTACTGCCCCCCAAGCTAATCAATACCCCTTGCGATTCCAGGCGTTCTTATCGAATGCGACCCTTCGATCAAGTCCATCATTGTTAGCATCGACAGCACGAACCACGATTACATCATTGAAGATCTAGACGATGAACGCGTCGTGGTGAAGGAGAACATGGTTTCCATGCTCAAGGCAAAACTAGAAGATGTGCGTCTACCTACAAAGCCTCTGCCCAGCGCCAACGACTCTGGCTTAGAGCAGGCTGCGCCTTGCTGATGATCATCTTTATCTAACATACACACAGCGTCTCAAGGAGAACCTCCCGCCCGAGGAAGAGTCCGGCTCCGAGTAGTCGTCGAAcacggacgacgacgacctaGCCAAGCGCCAGCAACACGATACCTCTACAAGACCCCAATCTTCTACAGCTTCTCAAATCTCGGTTTCGTCTTCTTCAGACCACTCATCAGCGCCTGCGAAAAGTCCTTGCTCTGCACAGCCGCCGCATTCCACACCTTTGTGTACCGCAGACTCTCGTCAACACTGTGATCGCGCCCGTAGTTCAGCAACTCCTTCGTCCCCTGTACCGCAACCGGGCTCTTGCTCGCCAGCGTCGCCGCCAGAGCCACCCCGGCCTGCACAGCCgcctccttgccctcgtgAACCTGGCTCACGAAGCCCACCGACAGAGCCTCCTGCGCCGAAAAGTCCCGCGCCGTGAGGCACACGTCCTTGACCCACGACGTCGAGCCCACGAGCTTGGGCAGCCTCGCCAGGGTGCCGATATCCGCAGCCAGGCCGAtgtcaacctccttgacggCGAACCGTGTATTGGAAGCGCAGATGCGGATGTCGGCGCAGCAGGCAATGTCGATGGCGAGGCCAATAGATATACCATGAACGACACAGATTACAGCTGTAGAAGAACAAACCACATCAGTATTCGTCTCAACTCCAACATACGTGATACTTACGCTTCTCGCACTTTTCCATAGCACTGATAGATGCCTGAAACTCCTCAATGTGACTCCTCAGGGCCTTTGCCTTTCTCGCAACATCCTGCTCTCCCCCATTGAGGACGCCGTCTGAAGTAGCCGCCTGCACATCCAAGCCCGCGGTGAAAGCGCGGTCGCCTGCGCCGCTGAGGACGACGGCGCGCACTTCAGCATCGTGGCTAAGCTGCTCAAAGACGCGCCCAAACTCGAGCCACACTGCCTGCGAAAAGGCGTTGAGCTTGCGCGGGCGGTTGATCTCGACGTGGGCGACAAAGGGCGCCGGCGAGCTGACGAGCATGTGCTCATATGAGGCGTACGCGGGGAGAGGACTGTTGGACGACATGATGAACT
This region of Fusarium falciforme chromosome 5, complete sequence genomic DNA includes:
- a CDS encoding General transcription and DNA repair factor IIH subunit TFB5, with translation MPRAIRGVLIECDPSIKSIIVSIDSTNHDYIIEDLDDERVVVKENMVSMLKAKLEDRLKENLPPEEESGSE